Proteins found in one Rhodobacter capsulatus SB 1003 genomic segment:
- the thyX gene encoding FAD-dependent thymidylate synthase produces MSLTPDQLAEIAAQRASRQTTLRATSAGMEARLYQAHPVLDHGLIRVIDYMGDDAAICQAARVSYGRGTKAVSDDRGLIRYLMRHWHSTPFEMCEVKFHVKLPIFVARQWIRHRTANVNEYSARYSVMDREFYIPAPEHLAAQSTVNNQGRGQVLEGAEAARVLDLLREDAMRAYDHYEDMLTPDADAGKLGLARELARMNLPANVYTQWYWKIDLHNLFHFLRLRADVHAQYEIRVYAQIMGDIVKDWVPQAYEAFEDYRLGAVSVSAKAKEVLKRRLAGEVVTAETSGMSKGEWREFVEEWG; encoded by the coding sequence ATGTCGCTTACCCCAGACCAGCTTGCCGAGATCGCCGCCCAGCGGGCCAGCCGCCAGACCACGCTGCGCGCCACCTCGGCGGGGATGGAGGCGCGGCTTTACCAGGCCCATCCGGTGCTCGACCACGGGCTGATCCGGGTCATCGACTACATGGGCGACGATGCCGCGATCTGTCAGGCGGCGCGGGTCAGCTATGGCCGCGGCACCAAGGCGGTCTCGGATGACCGCGGCCTGATCCGCTATCTGATGCGGCACTGGCACTCGACCCCGTTCGAGATGTGCGAGGTGAAATTCCACGTCAAGCTGCCGATCTTTGTCGCCCGGCAATGGATCCGCCACCGCACCGCGAATGTGAACGAATATTCCGCGCGCTATTCGGTGATGGACCGCGAATTCTACATCCCCGCGCCCGAGCATCTGGCGGCGCAATCGACGGTGAACAATCAGGGCCGCGGTCAGGTTCTGGAAGGCGCCGAGGCGGCCCGGGTGCTCGATCTTCTGCGCGAAGATGCGATGCGCGCCTATGACCATTACGAGGACATGCTGACGCCGGATGCCGACGCGGGCAAGCTGGGTCTGGCGCGGGAACTGGCGCGGATGAACCTGCCCGCGAATGTCTACACGCAATGGTATTGGAAGATCGACCTGCACAATCTCTTCCACTTCCTGCGGCTGCGGGCGGATGTGCATGCGCAATATGAAATCCGGGTCTATGCGCAGATCATGGGCGACATCGTGAAGGACTGGGTGCCGCAGGCCTACGAGGCCTTCGAGGATTACCGCCTGGGCGCGGTGAGTGTTTCGGCCAAGGCGAAAGAGGTGTTGAAACGTCGTCTTGCGGGGGAGGTGGTGACGGCGGAGACCTCCGGCATGAGCAAGGGCGAGTGGCGGGAGTTTGTGGAGGAGTGGGGTTAA
- a CDS encoding formate dehydrogenase beta subunit, with protein sequence MKIWLPCDAAAKACGAEAVLAALRLEAEKRGGALDIARNGSRGMIWLEPLLEVETPAGRIGFGPMTPADVPALFDALESHPKALGLVEEIPFFKRQTRLTFARCGRIEPLSLAQFAAAEGWAGLRKALKMTPAEVVEEVLASGLRGRGGAGFPTGIKWRTVAAAQADQKYIVCNVDEGDSGSFADRMLIEGDPFCLVEGMAIAGHAVGATRGYVYIRSEYPDAIAVMRAAIAMAKPFLAEAGFEMEVRVGAGAYVCGEETSLLNSLEGKRGTVRAKPPLPALKGLFGKPTVVNNLLSLAAVPWIIAHGAKAYESFGMDRSRGTIPLQIGGNVKRGGLFETGFGITLGELVEDICGGTASGRPVKAVQVGGPLGAYHPVSDYHLPFCYEQFAGQGGLVGHAGLVVHDDTADMLKLARFAMEFCAIESCGTCTPCRIGAVRGVEVIDRIAAGDASAMPLLDDLCQTMKLGSLCALGGFTPYPVQSAIRHFPADFPCAREAAE encoded by the coding sequence ATGAAGATCTGGTTGCCCTGTGATGCCGCTGCAAAAGCCTGTGGCGCCGAGGCGGTTCTGGCCGCGCTGCGGCTTGAGGCCGAAAAGCGCGGGGGTGCGCTTGACATTGCCCGCAACGGGTCTCGGGGCATGATCTGGCTCGAACCGCTGCTGGAGGTGGAAACCCCCGCGGGCCGGATCGGCTTTGGCCCGATGACGCCCGCCGATGTGCCCGCGCTGTTTGACGCGCTTGAAAGCCACCCGAAAGCCCTCGGGCTGGTCGAGGAGATCCCCTTCTTCAAGCGCCAGACAAGGTTGACCTTTGCCCGCTGCGGAAGGATCGAGCCGCTGTCGCTGGCGCAATTCGCCGCCGCCGAGGGCTGGGCCGGTCTGCGCAAGGCGTTGAAGATGACCCCCGCCGAGGTGGTCGAAGAAGTGCTTGCCTCGGGTCTGCGCGGGCGTGGCGGGGCGGGGTTCCCCACGGGGATCAAATGGCGCACCGTCGCCGCGGCGCAGGCCGATCAGAAATACATCGTCTGCAATGTGGACGAGGGCGACAGCGGGTCCTTTGCCGACCGGATGCTGATCGAGGGCGACCCCTTTTGCCTGGTCGAGGGCATGGCGATTGCCGGTCACGCGGTCGGCGCCACCCGCGGCTATGTCTATATCCGCTCGGAATACCCCGACGCGATCGCGGTGATGCGCGCAGCGATCGCGATGGCGAAACCGTTCCTTGCGGAAGCCGGGTTCGAGATGGAGGTCCGCGTCGGCGCGGGGGCCTATGTCTGCGGCGAGGAAACCTCGCTTCTGAACTCGCTTGAAGGCAAGCGCGGCACGGTGCGCGCGAAACCGCCGCTGCCCGCGCTGAAGGGGCTTTTCGGCAAGCCCACGGTGGTGAACAACCTGCTGTCGCTCGCCGCCGTGCCGTGGATCATCGCGCATGGGGCCAAGGCCTACGAAAGCTTCGGCATGGACCGCTCCCGCGGCACGATCCCGTTGCAGATCGGCGGCAATGTCAAACGCGGCGGGCTGTTCGAGACCGGGTTCGGCATCACCTTGGGCGAACTGGTCGAGGACATCTGCGGCGGCACCGCCAGTGGCCGCCCGGTCAAGGCGGTGCAGGTGGGCGGGCCCTTGGGCGCCTATCACCCGGTTTCCGATTATCACCTTCCCTTCTGCTATGAACAATTCGCGGGGCAGGGCGGGTTGGTCGGTCACGCCGGGCTGGTCGTGCATGACGACACCGCCGACATGCTGAAACTCGCCCGCTTCGCGATGGAGTTCTGCGCCATCGAAAGCTGCGGCACCTGCACGCCGTGTCGCATCGGCGCCGTCCGCGGGGTCGAGGTGATCGACCGCATCGCCGCGGGTGACGCTTCGGCGATGCCGCTGCTTGATGACCTTTGCCAGACGATGAAACTCGGCTCGCTCTGCGCCTTGGGCGGTTTCACCCCCTATCCGGTGCAAAGCGCGATCCGCCATTTCCCCGCCGACTTCCCCTGCGCACGCGAGGCCGCCGAATGA
- a CDS encoding PspA/IM30 family protein, with amino-acid sequence MFKMITTLIRAGTADAEEAFTDAHALTLLRQQLRDAAEGLEGAKRAVAVVMAYAARERAAAARIAGQIADLESRAVAALGQGREDLATEAAAAIAGLEAEAEATARALAQYDTETRRLRETVALAEQRLRALQRGKQIADAASRTQKLRGTLPDGVTASLTEAEATLARLQARQAHAEAVETALADLGLATSAEATVTRLAAAGCGAALRPEAAQVLARLREKAL; translated from the coding sequence ATGTTCAAGATGATCACCACCCTGATCCGGGCCGGAACCGCCGATGCGGAAGAGGCTTTCACCGATGCGCATGCGCTGACGCTCCTGCGCCAGCAGCTGCGCGATGCGGCCGAGGGGCTGGAGGGGGCGAAACGCGCCGTGGCCGTAGTGATGGCCTATGCCGCGCGCGAAAGGGCGGCGGCGGCGCGGATTGCGGGCCAGATCGCGGATCTGGAAAGCCGCGCGGTGGCGGCCCTGGGGCAAGGCCGCGAGGATCTGGCGACCGAGGCGGCTGCGGCGATTGCCGGGCTGGAGGCCGAGGCCGAAGCCACCGCCCGCGCCCTCGCGCAGTATGACACCGAGACCCGGCGCCTGCGCGAGACGGTGGCGCTGGCCGAACAGCGGCTGAGGGCGTTGCAACGGGGCAAGCAGATCGCCGACGCCGCCAGCCGCACGCAAAAGCTGCGCGGCACCTTGCCCGACGGGGTGACCGCCTCGCTGACCGAGGCCGAGGCGACGCTGGCGCGGTTGCAGGCGCGGCAGGCCCATGCCGAAGCGGTCGAGACCGCGCTGGCCGATCTTGGCCTTGCCACCTCGGCCGAGGCGACGGTGACCCGGCTTGCCGCGGCGGGCTGCGGCGCGGCGCTGCGCCCCGAAGCGGCGCAGGTGCTGGCCCGGCTGCGCGAAAAAGCGCTTTGA
- a CDS encoding formate dehydrogenase accessory sulfurtransferase FdhD: protein MSLPAGAVTVPLPGGARAVLAEEVPVALVFDGVTQAVMMASPVDLEDFLLGFALTEGMIADRAELLRHEVVRQPQGIELRGWLAAPAGQRFAARRRAMAGPVGCGLCGLDSLAAVLRPLPRAPRGGAPPPLADGALAALRAGQSLQDAVRSVHAAGFWDGAQMRALREDVGRHNALDKLAGALAGQGIDAAAGALVLTSRLSVDLVQKAAMIGARVLIAPSAPTALAVAEAQAAGLALIARGPDGPTLYTETEAE, encoded by the coding sequence ATGAGCCTGCCCGCCGGTGCGGTCACGGTCCCGCTGCCCGGCGGGGCCCGGGCGGTGCTGGCCGAGGAAGTGCCGGTGGCGCTGGTTTTTGACGGGGTTACGCAGGCGGTGATGATGGCCTCGCCGGTGGATCTTGAGGATTTCCTGCTGGGCTTTGCCCTGACCGAGGGGATGATTGCCGATCGCGCCGAGCTGTTGCGCCATGAGGTCGTGCGGCAACCGCAGGGGATCGAGCTGCGGGGGTGGCTGGCGGCGCCCGCCGGGCAAAGGTTTGCCGCGCGGCGGCGGGCGATGGCCGGTCCGGTCGGCTGCGGGCTTTGCGGCCTTGACAGCCTGGCGGCTGTGTTGCGCCCGCTGCCGCGGGCGCCCCGGGGCGGGGCCCCCCCCCCCCTGGCCGATGGTGCGCTTGCGGCCTTGCGGGCCGGGCAGAGCCTGCAGGATGCGGTCCGGTCCGTGCATGCGGCGGGGTTCTGGGACGGCGCGCAGATGCGGGCGCTGCGCGAGGATGTCGGGCGGCACAATGCGCTTGACAAGCTGGCGGGGGCGCTGGCGGGGCAGGGGATCGATGCGGCGGCGGGGGCCTTGGTGCTGACCTCGCGGCTCTCGGTCGATCTGGTGCAGAAGGCGGCGATGATCGGGGCGCGGGTGCTGATCGCGCCCTCGGCGCCCACCGCGCTGGCCGTGGCCGAGGCGCAGGCCGCGGGCCTTGCGCTGATCGCCCGCGGCCCCGACGGGCCGACCCTCTACACGGAAACGGAGGCAGAATGA
- the moaD gene encoding molybdopterin converting factor subunit 1 yields the protein MLDIVYFAWVRERIGLPRERVETSAATVLDLVAELRAREPRYEAAFADTSALRVALDQQLAGFDAPLAGVREVAFFPPMTGG from the coding sequence ATGCTCGACATCGTCTATTTCGCCTGGGTGCGCGAGCGCATCGGCCTGCCGCGCGAGCGGGTCGAGACCTCGGCCGCCACCGTCCTTGACCTTGTGGCCGAACTGCGCGCCCGCGAGCCGCGCTATGAGGCCGCCTTTGCCGATACCTCGGCGCTGCGGGTGGCGCTGGATCAGCAACTGGCCGGGTTCGATGCGCCGCTGGCGGGCGTGCGCGAGGTTGCCTTTTTTCCGCCGATGACAGGGGGCTGA
- a CDS encoding formate dehydrogenase subunit delta, which produces MSDDKIIRMANQIAAFFAVQPGDRAGPVAAHISENWSAPMRAALLAHVAAQSPGLDPLVIAAAPQIRPVPA; this is translated from the coding sequence ATGAGCGACGACAAGATCATCCGGATGGCGAATCAGATCGCCGCCTTTTTCGCGGTGCAGCCGGGCGACAGGGCCGGGCCGGTCGCCGCGCATATTTCGGAAAACTGGTCCGCGCCGATGCGGGCGGCGCTGCTGGCGCATGTCGCGGCGCAAAGCCCCGGGCTGGATCCGCTGGTCATCGCCGCCGCGCCGCAGATCCGCCCGGTGCCCGCCTAG
- the fdhF gene encoding formate dehydrogenase subunit alpha, with the protein MKDLIIPPLDWTQDMGTPKREGAPVHLTIDGVEVTVPAGTSVLRAAAEAGISIPKLCATDNVEPVGSCRLCMVEIEGMRGTPTSCTTPVAPGMRVHTQTPQLQKLRRGVMELYISDHPLDCLTCAANGDCELQDMAGAVGLREVRYQAKDTHFARRDATGPNPRYIPKDNSNPYFSYDPAKCIVCMRCVRACEEVQGTFALTVMGRGFDARISPAAPDFLSSDCVSCGACVQACPTATLVEKSVERIGTPERKVVTTCAYCGVGCSFEAHMLGDQLVRMVPWKGGAANRGHSCVKGRFAYGYATHQDRILKPMIRDKITDPWREVNWTEALDFTATRLRALRDSHGADALGVITSSRCTNEETYLVQKLARAVFGTNNTDTCARVCHSPTGYGLKQTFGTSAGTQDFDSVEETDLALVIGANPTDGHPVFASRLRKRLRAGAKLIVVDPRRIDLLNTPHRGEAWHLQLKPGTNVAVMTAMAHVIVTEQIFDKRFIGDRCDWDEWADYAEFVANPEYAPEAVESLTGVPAGLLRQAARAYAAAPNAAIYYGLGVTEHSQGSTTVIAIANLAMMTGNIGRPGVGVNPLRGQNNVQGSCDMGSFPHEFPGYRHVSDDATRGLFERTWGVTLSSEPGLRIPNMLDAAVEGRFKALYVQGEDILQSDPDTRHVSAGLAAMDLVIVHDLFLNETANYAHVFLPGSTFLEKDGTFTNAERRINRVRRVMAPKAGFADWEVTQMLANALGAGWHYTHPSEIMAEIAATTPGFAAVTYEMLDARGSVQWPCNEKAPEGSPIMHVEGFVRGKGRFIRTAYLPTDEKTGPRFPLLLTTGRILSQYNVGAQTRRTENTVWHGEDRLEIHPTDAETRGIRDGDWVRLASRAGETTLRATVTDRVSPGVVYTTFHHPDTQANVVTTDTSDWATNCPEYKVTAVQVAASNGPSDWQQDYAAQAAAARRIEAAE; encoded by the coding sequence ATGAAAGACCTGATCATTCCCCCGCTGGATTGGACGCAGGACATGGGCACGCCGAAACGCGAGGGCGCGCCGGTGCATCTGACCATCGACGGCGTCGAGGTCACCGTGCCCGCGGGCACCTCGGTGCTGCGCGCCGCGGCCGAGGCCGGGATTTCCATTCCGAAACTTTGCGCCACTGACAATGTGGAGCCGGTGGGGTCGTGCCGTCTGTGCATGGTGGAAATCGAGGGGATGCGGGGCACGCCGACCTCCTGCACCACCCCGGTTGCGCCCGGGATGCGGGTGCATACGCAGACGCCGCAGCTGCAGAAACTGCGCCGCGGCGTGATGGAGCTTTATATCTCGGACCATCCGCTCGATTGCCTGACCTGCGCGGCGAATGGCGATTGCGAATTGCAGGACATGGCGGGCGCCGTCGGCCTGCGCGAGGTCCGCTATCAGGCGAAGGACACCCATTTCGCGCGCCGCGATGCCACGGGGCCGAACCCGCGTTACATCCCCAAGGACAATTCCAACCCCTATTTCAGCTATGATCCGGCGAAATGCATCGTCTGCATGCGCTGTGTGCGCGCCTGCGAGGAAGTGCAGGGCACTTTCGCGCTGACGGTGATGGGGCGCGGCTTTGACGCCCGGATCTCGCCCGCGGCGCCCGATTTCCTGTCCTCGGATTGCGTGTCCTGCGGCGCCTGCGTGCAGGCCTGCCCGACGGCGACCTTGGTCGAAAAGTCGGTCGAAAGGATCGGCACGCCGGAACGCAAGGTGGTCACCACCTGCGCCTATTGCGGCGTCGGTTGCAGCTTCGAGGCGCATATGCTGGGCGATCAGCTGGTGCGCATGGTGCCCTGGAAAGGCGGCGCGGCGAACCGGGGCCACAGCTGCGTCAAGGGCCGCTTCGCTTACGGCTATGCGACGCACCAGGACCGCATCCTCAAGCCGATGATCCGCGACAAGATCACCGACCCCTGGCGCGAGGTGAACTGGACCGAGGCGCTGGACTTCACCGCAACAAGGCTGCGGGCGCTGCGCGACAGCCACGGGGCGGATGCCCTGGGCGTCATCACCTCCTCGCGCTGCACGAACGAAGAAACATACCTCGTGCAAAAGCTTGCCCGCGCGGTTTTCGGCACCAACAACACCGACACTTGCGCGCGGGTCTGCCATTCGCCCACCGGCTACGGGCTGAAACAGACCTTCGGCACCTCGGCCGGAACGCAGGATTTCGACAGCGTCGAGGAGACCGATCTGGCGCTGGTCATCGGCGCGAATCCGACCGATGGGCACCCGGTTTTCGCCTCGCGCCTGCGCAAGCGGCTGCGGGCGGGGGCGAAACTCATTGTCGTCGATCCGCGCCGGATCGATCTGCTGAACACGCCGCACCGGGGCGAGGCCTGGCATCTGCAGCTGAAGCCCGGCACCAATGTCGCGGTGATGACGGCGATGGCGCATGTGATCGTGACCGAGCAGATCTTTGACAAGCGCTTCATCGGGGATCGCTGCGATTGGGACGAATGGGCGGATTACGCCGAATTCGTCGCGAACCCGGAGTATGCGCCCGAGGCGGTGGAAAGCCTGACCGGGGTTCCGGCGGGATTGCTGCGTCAGGCCGCCCGGGCCTATGCGGCGGCGCCGAATGCCGCGATCTACTATGGCCTTGGCGTGACCGAGCACAGCCAAGGGTCAACCACGGTCATCGCGATTGCCAACCTCGCGATGATGACCGGCAATATCGGGCGGCCCGGTGTCGGCGTGAACCCGCTGCGGGGGCAGAACAACGTGCAGGGCAGCTGCGACATGGGCAGCTTCCCGCATGAATTCCCGGGCTATCGCCATGTCTCCGACGATGCGACGCGGGGCCTTTTCGAACGCACCTGGGGCGTCACCCTGTCGTCCGAACCCGGGCTGCGGATCCCGAACATGCTCGATGCCGCCGTCGAGGGCCGGTTCAAGGCGCTTTACGTTCAGGGCGAGGACATCCTGCAATCGGACCCCGATACGCGGCATGTCTCGGCCGGGCTGGCGGCAATGGATCTGGTGATCGTCCATGATCTTTTCCTGAACGAGACCGCGAATTACGCCCATGTCTTCCTGCCCGGTTCGACCTTTCTGGAAAAGGACGGCACCTTCACCAATGCGGAACGCCGCATCAACCGGGTGCGCCGGGTGATGGCGCCAAAGGCGGGCTTTGCCGATTGGGAGGTGACGCAGATGCTGGCCAATGCGCTGGGGGCGGGCTGGCATTACACGCACCCGTCTGAAATCATGGCCGAAATCGCCGCGACGACGCCGGGTTTCGCCGCGGTCACCTACGAAATGCTGGACGCCCGCGGCTCGGTGCAATGGCCCTGCAACGAAAAAGCCCCCGAAGGCTCGCCGATCATGCATGTCGAGGGCTTCGTGCGCGGCAAGGGCCGGTTCATCCGCACGGCCTACCTGCCGACCGACGAAAAGACCGGGCCGCGGTTCCCGCTTCTGCTGACGACGGGGCGGATTCTGAGCCAATACAACGTCGGCGCGCAGACGCGGCGGACCGAAAACACCGTCTGGCATGGCGAGGACCGGCTGGAGATCCACCCGACCGATGCCGAGACGCGGGGCATCCGTGACGGCGACTGGGTGCGGCTGGCGTCCCGCGCGGGGGAAACCACCTTGCGGGCGACGGTGACGGACCGGGTCAGCCCCGGCGTCGTCTACACCACCTTCCACCACCCCGACACGCAGGCCAATGTGGTCACCACCGACACTTCCGACTGGGCGACGAACTGCCCGGAATACAAGGTGACGGCGGTGCAGGTGGCGGCGTCGAACGGGCCCTCGGACTGGCAGCAGGATTATGCGGCGCAGGCGGCGGCCGCGCGGCGGATCGAGGCGGCCGAATGA
- a CDS encoding formate dehydrogenase subunit gamma, with the protein MTDTARLRAILAAHRGREGALLPILHDVQAAFGFIPEDAYAPIAADLGLTRAEVAGVVGFYHDFRKAPAGRHVIKLCRAEACQAMGMDAVQARLESALGLRLGDSSEAVTLEAVYCLGLCACAPAAMVDDRLVGRLDAAAVAGIVAELGA; encoded by the coding sequence ATGACCGATACCGCGCGCCTGCGCGCCATCCTTGCGGCCCATCGCGGCCGGGAAGGGGCGCTTTTGCCGATCCTGCATGATGTGCAGGCGGCCTTTGGTTTCATTCCCGAAGACGCTTACGCGCCGATTGCCGCCGATCTGGGGCTGACCCGGGCCGAGGTGGCGGGGGTCGTGGGCTTTTATCACGATTTCCGCAAGGCGCCCGCGGGGCGGCATGTGATCAAGCTATGTCGGGCCGAGGCCTGTCAGGCGATGGGCATGGATGCGGTGCAGGCGCGGCTCGAATCGGCGCTGGGGCTGCGGCTGGGCGACAGTTCGGAGGCGGTGACGCTGGAAGCGGTTTATTGTCTGGGCCTTTGCGCCTGTGCCCCGGCGGCGATGGTGGATGACCGGCTGGTCGGGCGGCTGGATGCGGCCGCGGTCGCGGGCATCGTGGCGGAGCTGGGCGCATGA
- a CDS encoding molybdenum cofactor biosynthesis protein MoaE, translating into MQVRVQDASFDFGAELSAFSENRENVGAVVGFLGLVRDDTGNLEALEIEHYPGMCESAIAAMVEEARRRWDLADALVIHRHGRLAVGAQIMMVATAARHRVAAFEAAEFLMDYLKSRAPFWKKEVSRDGTAWVAAKDIDEDALSRWQG; encoded by the coding sequence ATGCAGGTTCGGGTTCAGGACGCCAGTTTCGACTTTGGCGCAGAACTTTCCGCCTTTTCCGAAAACCGCGAAAACGTCGGCGCGGTCGTGGGTTTTCTGGGCCTTGTGCGCGACGATACCGGCAATCTTGAGGCGCTGGAGATCGAGCATTACCCCGGCATGTGCGAAAGCGCGATTGCCGCGATGGTCGAGGAGGCGCGCAGGCGCTGGGATCTTGCCGATGCGCTGGTCATTCACCGGCACGGGCGGCTTGCGGTCGGCGCGCAGATCATGATGGTGGCGACGGCGGCGCGGCACCGGGTGGCGGCTTTTGAAGCGGCGGAATTCCTGATGGATTATCTGAAATCCCGGGCGCCGTTCTGGAAGAAGGAAGTCAGCCGCGACGGCACCGCCTGGGTCGCCGCCAAGGACATCGACGAGGATGCGCTGAGCCGCTGGCAGGGCTGA
- a CDS encoding TetR/AcrR family transcriptional regulator — translation MGHNRDEKKADLKARLIAAAEAEIADHGLAGLKARAVTARAGCALGALYTAVEDLDMLVVEVNSRTLARLGATLSEAMAGASGPVAALQALAARYIDFAMENRALWLCLFEHRLPEGRDFPDWHRQEYAVLLAVIAPHLAALRPDLSREALVLRGRTTFAAVHGVVHLALQGRFVGLPPESLRAEVAALVETMTAGAAALAR, via the coding sequence ATGGGACATAATCGCGACGAGAAGAAAGCCGATCTGAAAGCCCGGCTGATTGCGGCGGCCGAGGCGGAGATCGCCGATCACGGCCTGGCGGGGCTGAAGGCGCGGGCGGTGACGGCGCGGGCGGGCTGTGCCCTCGGGGCGCTTTACACCGCGGTCGAGGATCTCGACATGCTGGTGGTGGAGGTCAATTCGCGCACCCTGGCGCGGCTGGGCGCCACCTTGTCCGAGGCGATGGCGGGGGCTTCGGGGCCTGTGGCGGCGCTGCAGGCACTGGCCGCGCGCTACATCGATTTCGCCATGGAAAACCGGGCCTTGTGGCTCTGCCTCTTTGAGCATCGCCTGCCCGAGGGGCGCGACTTTCCCGACTGGCACCGGCAGGAATACGCGGTTTTGCTGGCCGTGATCGCGCCGCATCTGGCGGCGCTGCGCCCCGATCTGAGCCGCGAGGCCCTGGTGCTGCGCGGCCGCACCACCTTTGCCGCGGTGCATGGTGTCGTGCATCTGGCGCTGCAGGGCCGGTTCGTCGGCCTGCCGCCAGAGAGCCTGCGCGCCGAGGTCGCGGCCCTGGTGGAAACGATGACCGCCGGGGCGGCCGCGCTGGCGCGCTGA
- a CDS encoding YiaA/YiaB family inner membrane protein, with protein sequence MTTYAPKVSNAWNLFTYVMFTIAAVMMAGGIWSLEASFSAKGYYAMAALMLVYTTAALSKALRDKEEAERIYNKLEDARTERLLAEASGKAPL encoded by the coding sequence ATGACCACCTATGCCCCGAAAGTCTCGAACGCCTGGAACCTTTTCACCTATGTCATGTTCACCATCGCCGCGGTGATGATGGCCGGGGGGATCTGGTCGCTTGAAGCCAGCTTTTCCGCCAAGGGATATTATGCGATGGCTGCGCTGATGCTTGTCTACACCACCGCCGCGCTGTCGAAAGCCCTGCGCGACAAGGAAGAGGCCGAGCGGATCTACAACAAGCTGGAAGACGCCCGGACCGAGCGTCTGCTGGCCGAAGCTTCGGGCAAGGCCCCCCTGTAA
- a CDS encoding DUF3800 domain-containing protein — protein MPFSIYIDESGETGIAKVRSDVSPGASPYFVVGAAVFQPSSAIDARQKLSLFRDQIGKQKWKHATDLDHPEKVYLARTFSQVNARYFAVISRKQTLGDYKEKIEEDPQKFYNKCIQYLLEIVCCYLRRLGAKPDDISVILERRNHDYDAMYRFLQKVKDMPLFEASKSLEILNVFSIGTAAKGEDPLLEYADFVSHAVFQLTNLTPKNFGIPEVRYFDELSKRFAADVNGRILGVGLKCIHSLDDLKLQPEVVSLLKSARGQPMPLKR, from the coding sequence TTGCCGTTTAGTATCTACATCGATGAAAGCGGCGAAACCGGTATTGCAAAAGTCAGGAGCGATGTTTCTCCTGGCGCTTCTCCTTATTTTGTTGTTGGGGCTGCTGTTTTTCAGCCGTCCTCAGCGATCGACGCGAGACAAAAGCTTTCGCTCTTTCGAGATCAAATTGGAAAGCAAAAATGGAAACACGCCACAGATCTTGATCATCCGGAGAAGGTCTATCTTGCAAGAACTTTTAGCCAGGTTAATGCGAGGTATTTCGCAGTTATCTCTAGGAAGCAAACGCTTGGAGATTATAAAGAGAAAATCGAAGAGGATCCTCAGAAATTCTATAACAAGTGTATCCAGTATCTTCTGGAGATTGTCTGCTGCTACCTAAGGAGATTAGGAGCAAAGCCGGATGATATTTCGGTGATTCTTGAGCGTCGAAATCATGATTATGATGCTATGTATCGCTTTCTTCAAAAAGTGAAAGACATGCCATTGTTTGAGGCTTCGAAGTCCCTTGAAATTCTGAACGTTTTTTCAATTGGAACGGCCGCGAAGGGAGAGGATCCCTTGCTCGAATATGCGGATTTTGTTAGTCATGCAGTGTTTCAGCTTACAAATCTCACGCCCAAGAACTTCGGGATTCCCGAAGTAAGATATTTTGACGAGCTGTCAAAGCGCTTCGCTGCAGATGTTAATGGAAGAATTCTTGGGGTTGGCCTGAAGTGTATTCATAGCTTGGATGATTTGAAATTGCAGCCCGAAGTTGTCAGTTTGTTGAAGAGTGCTCGCGGACAGCCTATGCCGCTAAAAAGGTAA